One Apteryx mantelli isolate bAptMan1 chromosome 22, bAptMan1.hap1, whole genome shotgun sequence genomic region harbors:
- the UNC119 gene encoding protein unc-119 homolog A: MKVKKSGGAAAARAEEELGRKTLIGPDDVLALQRVTSDYLCTPEENVYKIDFTRFKIRDMESGTVLFEITKPPASEREHNDKKDIDPNAGRFVRYQFTPAFLRLRQVGATVEFTVGDKPINNFRMIERHYFRDQLLKSFDFEFGFCIPSSKNTCEHIYEFPQLSEDLIREMILHPYETQSDSFYFVDNKLVMHNKADYSYSGGP, encoded by the exons atgAAGGTGAAGAagagcggcggggcggcggcggcccgcgccgaggaggagctgggccgcAAGACGCTCATCGGGCCCGACGACGTGCTGGCGCTGCAGCGGGTCACCAGCG ATTATTTGTGCACTCCAGAGGAAAACGTTTACAAGATAGACTTCACCAGGTTCAAAATCCGGGACATGGAGTCTGGCACGGTGCTGTTTGAAATCACCAAGCCACCGGCTTCAG AACGCGAACACAACGACAAGAAGGACATTGACCCCAATGCCGGACGGTTTGTACGCTACCAGTTTACCCCAGCTTTTCTTAGACTTCGGCAAGTGGGAGCCAC GGTGGAATTCACAGTAGGGGACAAACCCATTAATAACTTCCGCATGATTGAGAGGCATTACTTCAGGGATCAATTGCTGAAGAGTTTTGATTTTGAATTCGGGTTCTGCATCCCCAGCAGTAAAAATACGTGTGAGCACATCTACGAATTCCCACAGCTCTCGGAGGATCTCA ttCGAGAGATGATCCTTCATCCGTATGAGACACAGTCGGACAGTTTCTACTTTGTAGACAACAAGCTGGTGATGCACAACAAGGCAGATTATTCCTACAGTGGAGGACCTTGA